The proteins below are encoded in one region of Carassius auratus strain Wakin linkage group LG44F, ASM336829v1, whole genome shotgun sequence:
- the LOC113068408 gene encoding transcription factor HES-4-B-like: MPADIMEKQTASPIAGAPASGSHTPDKPKNASEHRKSSKPIMEKRRRARINESLGQLKTLILDALKKDSSRHSKLEKADILEMTVKHLRNLQRVQMTAALSADTNVLSKYRAGFNECMNEVTRFLSTCEGVNTEVRSRLLNHLSGCFGQMMAMNYPQPAPAQQAHLAQPLHVQLPSTLPINSASMGPKLSPSEAVSPKVFGGFQLVPATDGQFAFLIPNPAFASASTPVIPLYANASVPVTVNASPLQASSAPTLASPVQGMTSFAGVSQAISPVGVSAGAESNEPVWRPW, translated from the exons ATGCCAGCCGATATCATGGAGAAGCAGACTGCATCACCTATAGCTGGTGCCCCTGCCAGTGGATCTCATACTCCGGACAAACCAAAGAATGCCAGCGAGCACAGAAAG TCTTCAAAGCCAATCATGGAGAAACGCCGCAGAGCGAGAATCAACGAGAGCCTTGGACAGCTGAAGACACTTATTCTTGATGCTCTTAAAAAAGAT AGCTCCAGACACTCTAAATTGGAGAAAGCTGACATTCTTGAGATGACAGTTAAGCACCTGCGCAATTTGCAACGTGTTCAGATGACTG CGGCGCTGTCAGCTGACACAAACGTCCTCAGCAAGTATCGCGCTGGATTCAACGAGTGCATGAACGAGGTGACTCGATTTCTCTCTACCTGCGAAGGGGTGAACACGGAGGTTAGGTCGCGACTTCTCAACCACCTGTCCGGTTGTTTTGGACAGATGATGGCCATGAACTACCCACAGCCTGCCCCAGCTCAGCAGGCGCATCTGGCTCAGCCTCTTCACGTGCAGCTTCCTTCAACTTTGCCGATCAACAGCGCCTCTATGGGCCCCAAACTCAGTCCATCAGAAGCGGTCTCACCCAAAGTCTTTGGAGGATTCCAGCTGGTGCCAGCTACTGATGGACAGTTTGCTTTCCTTATCCCCAACCCAGCTTTCGCTTCTGCTTCAACACCGGTCATTCCTTTGTACGCAAACGCAAGTGTTCCAGTGACTGTCAACGCCAGTCCCCTCCAGGCCAGCTCAGCTCCCACGCTGGCATCTCCTGTCCAGGGAATGACCTCCTTCGCAGGCGTTTCACAGGCCATCAGTCCCGTTGGTGTTAGTGCCGGAGCAGAAAGCAATGAGCCGGTGTGGAGACCTTGGTAG